The sequence below is a genomic window from Setaria italica strain Yugu1 chromosome IV, Setaria_italica_v2.0, whole genome shotgun sequence.
CCTGCCGTCGACTGGGAATTCTTCGGGGGTATCGGGCGGTGTAGCATGAGCCTGGATGTTTTCTTATCTACAAGCGTGTAAGCGATCGATTGAGAAATTCAGCATATGTGTCCAGCATGAGATCTTAAAATCTAGGTAGAAGAAGAATCAGCGGAGACTTGCACAAGGCACCCCAAGAGCAACAAGCCTTTTTGTTTTGTAGTAGTACAACTCTAGTCCTagtagaggaagaagatgagctcAATTTGGAGGGCGCTTTTCCTCGGTCTTCTTGGgttagagaaagaagaagaaaaaatgagaCGGGGAGAGATCTGGAAAGTGCCGGGCTAAGCCATATAATGATGATGTGGCCTGTTTTAAATTATTGGGGGTAATTTTTAGCGTTCTGTCGCAGGGTGATAAgttttttgggaattttttttagcatagtCCCAATATCTcgttttgaggaaaaaaaattgaggaaCTCTTGGAGGTGCTCtaatgaactaaagtttagttgggaGGTTAGCTAAATTTAGCTCACTTTTAGTCCCACTGTTGGAGTTTAGCCCCTGGATCTGCCTAATTATTGTTATTTTTCGTTTTGCAACTAGCGTAATTTTGTTCGCTGTAACCGCGGATAGGCAGCATTTTGATGTTCCCGGCCGAGAAAGATGCCGTTTGCTGGGGGGCGTGGACCTGGACGCAAAAGTCCCCGGAATTCACTCCGTTCCGGGTGCAAGTGGTGGGGGAAGGCCCTCCCCACGTAGCGACAGCAGGGAAAAAAGTCGACACGAGGAACCAGGACCGCAACGGCGCATCCAACGATCGCCGTCCATCTGGGCTGGCGTCCGCCCGTGGTTTCGTTCGCTGCGTtccaccggccgccacgcgCGCACCCGCGCAGGCAGCGTCGTCGTTATCTCACGGCCGGCGCCGTCAGCAGCGTGGAGTGCGCGTCAGAGCCTACGCATTCGGCCTCATCGCTTTCGGCCGTCTCTCTCTCTGTACAGCTGGCCAGCTGGGTATTCTTTCGTACTCCCCAATTAATAAACCAAGCAAGCAGGCACGGCTGGCTGACCCGCTCTCCTGACCCTTCTGTCTTGGGTTCCCCTGCCGACCGTTTCAATCCATTTAGGGGATGTTTGAtacatgctaaactttagcacctatcgtatcggatatttagatattaattaagagtattaaaatatagtctaattataaaattaattgtacagatagagtcaatttgcgagatgaatctattaaggctctcgcgaattagactccatctgtacagttagttttgtaattagttcatgtttagttctcctaattagcaccCAAATATATGATGTGatcctactaaagtttagcacatcgtATGTAAACATCCCTTTATTATTGTTGTTTTTAGGCAGCCAGAACCTCGCACCTCTCCTTTTCGTATGAGGCTGATTCTAAAGTTGTGAACACATTGAGAAGTGAGGACTGTGGTTGTGGGAAGCAAACGAAACAAGGTTCTGTAGTccttcttttaaaaaaatacagtAATATCTCTCTGCTAGGAGCACGGGAGTCGAATCACACAGTACAGACGCTGACGCTCATATACCTGCATGCACACTCGTTCTtacgaacacacgcacacaaccctacccctatgagcactTTCAAAAGACTGTACCCACAAATTTTCGAGATTGACAAAGTCATCACCACTGGATGAACATATTGTCTATCACTGAAAGAATAGTGCcggttaaatcctgaaataaatccAGGAAAATACGATCACTAATGCCGAATCGAGAACTCAAACTCTGATgggcaggttccaccacaaggaagGTAAACAACACTTCGTTCGCCATTAATAGTTATTTCTACTCCTATATTCTACCGGTAGATGACGAAATTGTTTGCTTGTTGGTTGTTTTTAAACAAATACTATGACCTTATTTGTATCTAGTTTAtgctaaaatatatttttgattTGCGTTTTCATTAATCCACGATATTATAGCAAAAGATAATGATCAAACTAGTAGGCAGTGCATGTTACCTTAGTATCTCATCTTAAATTCTAGGTCAAGTACTATCTACAAGGTTTATATTAGTATGTAAAGAATAGTATTATTTGTGACCATTATATTTTTCGCTAAGTGCACAATATTAACAGAAATTAAATATAGAGAAGGAGCTTAATTGCAAAATCTGCTAAAATAATTTTCATGGAACCAACCCATCTACTTTTACTTATTCCCCTGAAAGAAAGTACTTTTGCTTAGGTCTTGTTTGGTTCCagcctcctaaaattttagtttctaaaaagttttagtcccactttagtccatggactaaagggtgtttggttcaAGTGACTAAAGACAATAAATGGTGTGACAAAAGGACCATACTGCCCTCCCTAGTTGCTCTTGGCGCTTCTTTGCTACTGTCCACACCTTCTTCTCTCCACGGTGCCTAGGCGCAGCTCACCGGCGAAGGGAGCAGGGAGGGGCCGCTCATATCCAGCGAGGAGCTCGTGCCCCCACTCATGGATAGGAGAAGAGCGGCGCATGGCTTGGGGAGACGGAGCCGCGCCGCAGAGCTCCTCCTTGCCGTGCTTGAGCTTCCTTTTCCGAAGCTCATCCCTGTCGTGCTCTagctccccgtcctcctccgcgccggtgGAGGGAGGTAGGAGAGGGGCGGCGTGGCCCGTCGGAGGAGGGAGGTAGGGAAGGATGGGCGGCTCCCTGGCGGAGGGAGGTAGGGGAGCACGACACGCGCCCCTAccggtggagggagggaggagaggggcggcccGTCAGCGAAGGGAGGCGGGGAAGGATGAAGTGCGCCTGCCAGATGAggggggaggaagagaagggcgCCAGCGGAGGAAGGCAGGGGAGGACCGCGTGCGCTCGCCANNNNNNNNNNNNNNNNNNNNNNNNNNNNNNNNNNNNNNNNNNNNNNNNNNNNNNNNNNNNNNNNNNNNNNNNNNNNNNNNNNNNNNNNNNNNNNNNNNNNCAGCGGGGCTGGGAGGGGCGCGGGGTGGACAGAGTGGAGTAAATAAGGGTATCTGATACTCAAGTTACTACTTTAtgaggttttaggagggggtgaAGCCCCTAAAGGAATTGAAGCCTcgtaaattttttttaatcactcTTAGTCAATATGTTTGGCTCTTTAATTatcttttaggagctaaaattttagaaggATGGAAACAGACACCCGTTTTACTCGCTACTAATAAGTAAATTTCGAATGGTTTACTTGAAAGTCGTGGAGGCAGTACCGGAGTGTACAAACGTGGGGGAAGCCAGTAGAACCCTATCCAGATTGATCTAGTCAATTCCAGTATTTTACCGCAGGTGGTACACATTCAATACGCATTTCTaatccagctttaaccttgacAGCGATGTTGCTTTGAACCCGAGCGTCTTCCTCTCTCACCGTCTCACGCAGTCACACACGGGGCAAAACCGCCACGCAAAAAATCTCCCCTTCCTTCCAGGAAGCTGCACCTGCCCGGCACGTCACCGTCACGGCCGTCCGTCAAGTGACGGCGCAGCCCACGAATAAAAATCAGCTGCCCCAGCAAccttcccctttctctctctcttcctcttccttgctGTGCACTGCAAACCAACCAAAAACTTTCCCCAttgcctctccctctctctgccCTGCGTGAACCGCGGAGCAAGAAGGAAGGGGGCCGTTGCCTGGTTGGGGGTTGGGAGGACGCCTACAAATCGCTTCTCCAATCCGGGCGTGGTGAGTTGCTTCGTCTCGTCCATCCTTATCCCGTGCGCGCACGATTCCGTCACGCGATTTCTGCTGTAATTTCCTGTGGAGCTGCGGGGTTTGGGTTTGGATTGATGGGGAAGTGTTCCGATCTGATGCGCTGTGTTGCAGGTTTGGGCTGGGAGGAAAGGAATCGTGGGGCTGTAGCCCCGTCGGGGGGTGCAGATTGAAGGAAGGGCTAGTCCCATTTGGAGTGCTCCCCGATCGGGGGAAGGGGGCAAGGGTTGCTACTTTCTGGTGAGAAATTTCACTGATTTCTGCTAGATTTGTCTGTGTTGTTTTTTGGCTGGGGATTTGAGTGAGACCGTGACTGATCGCTCCAAATGGTCAGGCCATCTCAGCCTCCGTTACGCGATTGGGGATTCGACCATCGGCGGGGCGAAGTGACGGTTCTGCGCCACTTTTCCCCAATCCTGGTACGTTTTCCTTGCCTTCAATTCCGATTTCCCCTATCATCTGTTTTGTTTTGTGTTGTGTTAACTGAAATCTCTCTAATTTTGTGCAGATTTAATTTGCTTCGAACGCAAGATGGGTTTGTAATCTCGGTTGCTGTTCTGCGTGGCTCTGTCTGAGGGTTTCCTCCATCCTGGTTTGGGAAGGAAGGAACCCTTGGATTTCCGTCTCCATGGCGTCCATTTCATAGTTTCCGGAATCTAACTTGGTAGTGCTAGTGTAAATATTAGTGGTAGCAGCTGTTGAGGAAGCTCCGGCCTCCTTAGTAGCCTCCTTGTGAAGATGTCGTCGGCCGGTGTGATCGTCCTAGGGCCAGTCCCTAAAGACCCTGCCTTCCTTCCCATCTGCTTCAAGGGCAGCCGGTCGCCGCACTGCTTGTCTGGGTCGCAGCTGCAGGATTCCATTCTTATTTTCCTTGCtgtgcccggcatgccgcccatGCCCATGAGCGTGCTGGGATCCGAGTCCATCGCCTCAGTCAAGCTGCGCATCCAGCGGTTCAAGGGTTTTGTGGTGACGAAGCAGCGGCTTGTGCTGGATGGGCATGAGCTGGCACGCAATGACTGCCCAGTCAAGGATTATGGGCTGGCCGAGGGAAACGTTCTGCACCTTGTTATTCGGCTATCTGATCTCCGGGTGATTAACATCGAGACTGCTGCGGGGAAGAAGTTTCAGTTTCAGGTGGACCGAAGCCGCAATGTGAAATATCTAAAGACTAAGCTTGCTGATGAGGGTGATGAGGATATTGGTAACCCGGAGGATCACAAGTTTGAATATGACGGTAAGGAGCTTGAGGACCACCAGCTGATTGCTGATATTAGCAAGGGGGATGATGCTGTGATTCATCTGTTCATCCGCAAACCAGCAAAGGTACAAACAAAGCAAGTTGATAGAGATACTTTGGTTACAGTTGTCAATCCACAGGAGAAAAGCAACCTGCAGAATGAAGCTCTTGCTATGAAATCTGCAAAATCAGCTGGGGTTAAGCCTGCTCCTGTTGAACCAGTTATTGTTAATAGAAAAGTGAAGTTGTCACCTGATGTGATGAAAATGATAAGTTCAACCATAGCTGGACTGGAGAAAGGACACATGCCTGAGATGTCAGCTGAAGGTTCAGGAGGGGTTTACTTCATGCGAGATGCAACAGGTCAAAAGAATGTTGCCGTGTTTAAGCCTATTGATGAGGAACCTATGGCCGAAAACAACCCAAGGGGCCTTCCTTTGTCCACTGATGGTGAAGGAATGAAAAGGGGGACAATTGTGGGGGAAGGAGCATTAAGGGAGGTTGCAGCTTATATTCTTGACCATCCAGTTGATGATTGTAAATCTGGTCAGAGTGTTGGGTTTTCTGGTGTGCCTCCTACAACATTGGTCCGAAGCATACATAGGGGGAAGAGCTTTAAGATTGGGTCACTGCAGATGTTCATGGAGAACAATGGAAGCACTGAGGATATGGGCCCTCGAGCTTTCCCTGTCAAGGAGGTTCACAAAATAGCAGTTTTAGATATTAGGTTAGCAAATGCTGATCGTCATGCTGGGAATATCCTAGTGcacaaggaggaagaaggtggcaACTACAAGCTGATTCCAATTGATCATGGCTACTGCTTGCCTGAGAAGGTGATTATCTGTCTTACATTACTTGTTCGATTAATCTCCTAGTGCATCATAGTTATTTTGTGAGGCTAACTAGACTTATGTTGCCTGTTGCTGTGCAGTTTGAAGATTGTACGTTTGAGTGGCTCTACTGGCCCCAAGCCCGCGAGCCATTCAATAATGAAACCATTGAATACATCAAATCACTTGATGCTGAGAAAGACATCAAGCTTCTCAAGTTCCATGGGTGGGAGCTGTCTCCAAGATGCGCTCGTGTCCTGCGCATCAGCACCATGCTTCTGAAGAAAGGTGCAGCTCGTGGCCTTACACCATATGACATAGGGCACATACTGTGTAGGGAAACTGTGAATAGAGGCTCTGAGATTGAGGACATCATCCAGGAAGCAGAGGATGCTGTTCTCCCAGGGTCAAGTGAAAACATGTTCTTAGAAACCATATCTGAAATCATAGACCGTCACCTCAACAAGGAGTTTGCTTAGAGTTTCAGAATAACTGATCTAGTTGTTCCAGCTGTATCCAGTTTGTTGTAAGTATGTTGACAATGCACTGGTCAAGAGACTAATGATTTCATTTGTTTGTATCCTCAAATGATTTCACTTGGTTGTAGTTGCTCATGTCAGCGTGGTGTGAATTGTGTATTTGTGTCTTGACTGTTTCTTGTCATGGATTTTCGCTGGACCTGCTCTTAGTTCCGCCCTCCACGTTGGGTAAACCTAAGCCTTGAACAGGTTAAGATAAATCTGGAATATGTTGTTGCTTTCATGTTGGAGTGATCAATTCTGTGGTCTCAACATATAATATCAGCGACCAGCGATCAAGGTGGTACATTTAGTATTCTTCTGTTCGTCAGCAAATATAAGATGATGACGATACTGTTCATCAATTTTGCCAGTTTTGCCAGCATAATTGAATCAGCTATGCACAGTTTGCATGGTTTTAAACTCAGATGCTGGACGTTTTATACTGGGTATGTTTCTTTCATACATGTAGCAGTGACCTTGTAGTTGACTGGTTGGTACAGCTTGCAAAATAAGATAGTATTAATTTTGCTGTCGCTTTATTTTATCTTATTTGCATCTATGTCGCTTCTTCAGAGTTTCAGTAACTGTTTGATGGCAAACACAGATAACTTTTGGTTCACGGTGCGCTTATGATCACTGGACTTCTGAAGAATATACATTAGGTAGGTGATGGGTTTGTGTCTTTGGTGGATTGGTTTGGGAATACTACTTATAGAATATAGGATTAGTTCTGGTATCAGGCTAAGAAAATTGTCTCGTAGTGT
It includes:
- the LOC101769478 gene encoding phosphatidylinositol 4-kinase gamma 4, coding for MSSAGVIVLGPVPKDPAFLPICFKGSRSPHCLSGSQLQDSILIFLAVPGMPPMPMSVLGSESIASVKLRIQRFKGFVVTKQRLVLDGHELARNDCPVKDYGLAEGNVLHLVIRLSDLRVINIETAAGKKFQFQVDRSRNVKYLKTKLADEGDEDIGNPEDHKFEYDGKELEDHQLIADISKGDDAVIHLFIRKPAKVQTKQVDRDTLVTVVNPQEKSNLQNEALAMKSAKSAGVKPAPVEPVIVNRKVKLSPDVMKMISSTIAGLEKGHMPEMSAEGSGGVYFMRDATGQKNVAVFKPIDEEPMAENNPRGLPLSTDGEGMKRGTIVGEGALREVAAYILDHPVDDCKSGQSVGFSGVPPTTLVRSIHRGKSFKIGSLQMFMENNGSTEDMGPRAFPVKEVHKIAVLDIRLANADRHAGNILVHKEEEGGNYKLIPIDHGYCLPEKFEDCTFEWLYWPQAREPFNNETIEYIKSLDAEKDIKLLKFHGWELSPRCARVLRISTMLLKKGAARGLTPYDIGHILCRETVNRGSEIEDIIQEAEDAVLPGSSENMFLETISEIIDRHLNKEFA